The DNA sequence GCTAAAGCAATAATAGAATGTCCATACTCAATCATATTCAATCCAGCATGATTATCCCCCGGAGGAACATTGCCAACTTTACCAACACCGCCATCTTTTTCTAAAACATAAGTGGTGGCAGAGTAACCACTACGCTCACTATCTCCCCCTGAAAATTGATAAGTTTTACATTGATAATCCCCTGTACCATCACTAATACTATTATCAAAACAAGCCATTGTACTTTCTGGACTTGTACCACTAGGAACGCTATTACTTTGATATATTTTCGTAATTTCGTTAGCTCTTTCATTCAAAGCCGCTTCTGCCCCATAAAAACCGCTAGTGCTATCCACCGTTGCAGTATTGCTTACTTGTTCTATACGACTACTTCTGGCATAAACTAAAACTAAACCTGCCAAACCAAATAAAATAGCAAGAGCAATTACTAAAACATATCCTTTTTCAGAATCAGTTTTGAGTAACTTAGATAAAAACCAGCATTTAATAAACGATAAACCATCTTTTTTTAGAATTAATTGCTTTTTAGTGTTATTTTCCATGACATTAAATAAATCAAATAAAAGTTTAATATTGGTTAATAGTAAGAAATATAAATTTAAAAATTTAAACGGTTACGAGGAAGAAATTGCTGTGATAGAGTTAAATCCTCTGCACTTAATTTCGCAAAATTACCTTTATCTTGGGGAGCTAAAGCCGTCACTTCAACATCAAGAGACTTAATGAGATTCCACGTATAGTCCCCCGAAAAACTTGGGTTACAGTTACTTACCCCTGTTAGGTCAATAGTTTTACACTCTGACGGGGTTGCACTCACATTTTCCTGAATAATCGCTGTAATATCTAATTTTTCTACGTCTTCCACTAAGTCAAAAACCTCCCCATTCCTAATTAGTTGTAAGGTGTTATTCATAACTTTGTATGTACTTTCGTCAAATAGATAAATTGCCGTTGTCCCCGCCGAATAATCATTTGCCCAAGTATGACTATTTGTAGTCAAATTGACAATATCTGGTTCTGTTCCCCCAGATGGTGTCATCGTCGTACCACCACTGTTAAGAGTTTCTTCTCCGTTGTATTCAAAGAATTCCCCTTTATTAGTGGAAGTATCGACAATATAAGCTCTTACTGTATTGCCGTTGCGGAAATTCTGCCATTCTTTTACAGTGTCAGGCCAACCATCATTATTACTATCATTAACCGATATACAAGCAGGAGAGGTAGTCAAACTTTTATCAAGCACAGCAACAGAGTCAGTACTGTTAGCACTGATGTCATCACAAAGAGTTAAAGGTTCTAAACCTCCTCGGCGAATAGTAATTTCCGACGTTCCGTTATTTGTACTAAGAGCAACCGCAGGAAATTCCTTATTACTGACATTCTCTCCCATTTGTTGTAAGTCTGGCCCGATACTTTGAAAAGCCGTTCTCAACCTTTGGTTTACATCTGTGGTTAGCTTATCTTTGCCGAAAAATTCTTTAATTTGGAAAAATCCAGAAAGGGCAGCACCGAGAATAATGCTACCCATCAGTAAAGTCGAAATTGCCTCAATTAGGCTAAAGCCTTTTTCGAGATTGCTTTTATCTTTGCAGTTGTGCAAAATTAGTCTGTACAGTGTAAATTTTTTCATTGTCTCTTTTTTTATCGATAACTTGAACTACTATGTAACGAATCAACCTATCTGTTGAACTACTCGGACAGTTGCTCACTTTAATTTGACCAGTAGGTTTCCCTGTTTGTGGATCTATTTCATCTTCAACCGTGGGATTATCTGTACAAACATACACATTCGCATCAAAGGTATGACCAAAACTGATGCGATCTGCTAGGGTTGTCGGTGTATTACCTGTTACTGTAACATTGGTAACGTTTTTACCTAGTTGGAAACGCAGATCATCTAAAACATCTTTTCCCACGGCCACGGCGGCACTTTCGATTTCTTGTTTTAAATTTTGCATTTTCAACATCAGAACCATTTGTCCGTTTAAAGCAAAAGCCATACTCAAAACAATAATTGCAACTAAACATTCAAGAAAAGTAAAACCCTCCTCTCGATTTCGGTATTTAATTAGCCAGTGTTTAAGTAAATTTTTCATAAAAATACATAATTAAAAATAAAAAATTATTGGGGGTAAATAGCAAAACATTAAATTAAACTCCGAACTCAATTAATTAGTTTCGATCGCACCTCCTTTTAAAATCGTTAAAGTTTCTTCATTGCTAGAACCATCCTTGAAAGTCAGTTCCAACTTAGCCTGAGAATTTCCTGAATTATCATAAATAGTAGCTATACCACGACTATTAAAACACAGAGTCCAATTAGTTATGTTAGATGACACCGTCACATTTTCAGGTAGTTGCAAATACTCATAAACAGACTTCCCATTGATATTTTTTTTCAAATTCAAAGCACTGTCTTCCTTCCAGTTTTCCACTAACTCCACAGTGCCATCTTTGTTTTGGGAACTACCTAAAGCCTGTCCTAAACGAATAGTTGTAGCGTCTAAAATACCAATAACTTCATTATTTGCAGTATCACCACCAACTTTTAAAAAATCTCCTTCAGCAAATCCCCCAGTAGAATATACTTTAATATCAGTCTGAGAACTACCTGCATCTTCACTCAATCTTGTTAACGCTTCACAACCCCTAGTATTAGCAATTTCAATTAAGAATTTATCCGACTGATTCGGATCAAAACTTAACCTTGCCGCCGAAGTTTGAGAAATGGCTCGTTGACGAGTAACACCCACCAAAG is a window from the Cyanobacterium sp. Dongsha4 genome containing:
- a CDS encoding prepilin-type N-terminal cleavage/methylation domain-containing protein, which gives rise to MKNLLKHWLIKYRNREEGFTFLECLVAIIVLSMAFALNGQMVLMLKMQNLKQEIESAAVAVGKDVLDDLRFQLGKNVTNVTVTGNTPTTLADRISFGHTFDANVYVCTDNPTVEDEIDPQTGKPTGQIKVSNCPSSSTDRLIRYIVVQVIDKKRDNEKIYTVQTNFAQLQR
- a CDS encoding pilus assembly FimT family protein; translation: MEQQGKKTQFLSNFIKSLKISQNYGYTLVEVLTVLVILGIMGALVGPRLFFGDSSSASGDAYNLAKSLVGVTRQRAISQTSAARLSFDPNQSDKFLIEIANTRGCEALTRLSEDAGSSQTDIKVYSTGGFAEGDFLKVGGDTANNEVIGILDATTIRLGQALGSSQNKDGTVELVENWKEDSALNLKKNINGKSVYEYLQLPENVTVSSNITNWTLCFNSRGIATIYDNSGNSQAKLELTFKDGSSNEETLTILKGGAIETN